From a single Sebastes umbrosus isolate fSebUmb1 chromosome 17, fSebUmb1.pri, whole genome shotgun sequence genomic region:
- the rbmx2 gene encoding LOW QUALITY PROTEIN: RNA-binding motif protein, X-linked 2 (The sequence of the model RefSeq protein was modified relative to this genomic sequence to represent the inferred CDS: inserted 2 bases in 1 codon): MNPLTKVKLINELNEREANLGVNESVSWHTEYKDSAWVFVGGFPYELTEGDIICVFSQYGEIVNINLVRDKKTGKSKGFCFICFEDQRSTVLAVDNFNGIKIKGRTIRVDHVKDYRPPKDTEDIDDITKHLREEGCAPKDRAPEDREPSSSSSEEEEEEQYSIPVKKTKKDKKDKKKKKKEKKEKKEKKKEKERASRAPHSSSSSSSPPPPPPPPDVSVKEEKEDAAYDKYNQRGAPPGGQQNGQRARDERLRGEEDRRRDRDEDRKRDTDRDRDEDRKREIDREKDEDRKRETDRERNEDRKRETDRERDEDRKRETDEDRRRNHDREGDRRRETDRDYERKREFDRDNDRRETDRDGDRRRETDRERDGNRRRETDRDNDSRDRDSDRRRETNRDGDRRRETDRERDSDRXGGRQRDVDTETRMRETERRRHRDQDEGDRETETLRPEDSDGGVGVK; encoded by the exons ATGAA TCCGCTAACGAAGGTGAAGCTGATCAACGAGCTGAATGAGCGTGAGGCCAACCTCGGGGTGAACGAGTCCGTCTCCTGGCACACGGAGTACAAAGACAGCGCCTGGGTGTTCGTGG GAGGATTCCCGTACGAGCTGACTGAAGGAGACATCATCTGCGTCTTCTCTCA GTACGGCGAGATTGTCAACATCAACCTGGTGCGAGACAAGAAGACGGGGAAGTCCAAAGGTTTCTGCTTCATCTGCTTCGAGGACCAGCGGAGCACCGTCCTCGCCGTGGACAACTTCAACGGCATCAAG ATTAAAGGTCGGACGATCCGCGTGGACCACGTCAAAGACTACCGTCCTCCCAAAGACACGGAGGACATCGACGACATCACCAAACACCTGAGGGAAGAGGGCTGCGCTCCTAAAGACCGCGCTCCTGAAGACCGCGAgccctcgtcctcgtcctcagaggaagaggaagaggagcagtaCAGCATCCCCGTGAAGAAGACCAAGAAAG acaagaaagacaagaagaagaagaagaaagagaagaaggagaagaaggagaagaagaaggagaaagagagggcgAGTCGGGCGCcgcactcttcctcctcctcttcatcacctcctcctcctcctcctcctcctgacgtCAGCGtcaaagaggagaaggaggacgCCGCCTATGACAAGTACAACCAGAGGGGGGCGCCGCCGGGAGGACAGCAGAACGGACAGAGAGCCAGGGACGAGAGACTCCGgggggaggaggacaggaggagggacagagacgaagacaggaagagagacacagacagggacagagatgaagacaggaagagagagatagacagggAGAAAGAcgaagacaggaagagagagacggacaggGAGAGAAAcgaagacaggaagagagagacagacagggagagagacgaagacaggaagagagagacagacgaaGACAGGAGGAGGAATCATGACAGGGAGGgcgacaggaggagagagacggacagagactatgaaaggaaaagagagtTTGACAGAGACAAcgacagaagagagacagacagagacggcgataggaggagggagacagacagagagagagacggcaaTAGAAgaagagagacggacagagataatgacagtagagacagagacagtgaTAGGAGGAGGGAGACAAACAGAGACGGCGAtagaagaagagagacagacagggagagggaCAGTGATAg aggagggagacagagagacgtagACACTGAGACCAGgatgagggagacagagagacgaagACACCGAGACCAGgatgagggagacagagagacggagacactGAGACCAGAGGACTCTGATGGTGGTGTTGGTGTAAAGTGA
- the siah2l gene encoding E3 ubiquitin-protein ligase Siah2 yields the protein MSRPSSAGGGGGKAGGGKHGGGGGSGAAQQAAAAAGGVSPVAGTGSDQVSGPGTVSLPAVSGGLPGLHGQSPELTALFECPVCFDYVLPPILQCQAGHLVCNLCRQKLSCCPTCRGPLTPSIRNLAMEKVASTLPFPCKYSSAGCLLSLHHTEKPDHEEVCEFRPYTCPCPGATCKWHGALEAVMPHLMHAHKSITTLQGEDIVFLATDINLPGAVDWVMMQSCFSHHFMLVLEKQEKYEGHQQFFAVVLLIGTRKQAENFAYRLELNGNRRRLTWEATPRSIHDGVAAAIMNSDCLVFDTSIAHLFADNGNLGINVTISMN from the exons ATGAGCCGGCCGTCCTCAGCCGGAGGAGGCGGCGGTAAGGCTGGAGGAGGTAaacacggaggaggaggaggctccgGAGCCGctcagcaggcagcagcagcagccggcgGGGTGAGCCCCGTGGCCGGTACCGGGTCCGACCAGGTGTCCGGTCCCGGTACCGTGTCCCTGCCCGCGGTGTCCGGTGGTCTCCCCGGTCTCCACGGTCAGTCCCCGGAGCTCACGGCTCTGTTTGAGTGCCCGGTGTGCTTCGACTACGTGCTGCCGCCCATCCTGCAGTGCCAGGCGGGTCACCTGGTGTGTAACCTCTGCAGACAGAAGCTCAGCTGCTGCCCGACCTGCAGAGGCCCGCTGACACCCAGCATCCGGAACCTGGCCATGGAGAAGGTGGCCTCCACGCTGCCGTTTCCCTgcaag TACTCGTCGGCCGGCTGTCTGCTGTCGCTCCACCACACCGAGAAGCCCGACCACGAGGAGGTGTGTGAGTTCCGGCCGTACACCTGTCCGTGTCCCGGAGCGACCTGCAAGTGGCACGGCGCCCTGGAGGCCGTCATGCCGCACCTGATGCACGCCCACAAGTCCATCACCACGCTGCAG GGGGAGGACATCGTCTTCCTGGCGACGGACATCAACCTGCCGGGCGCCGTGGACTGGGTGATGATGCAGTCGTGTTTCAGCCATCACTTCATGCTGGTCCTGGAGAAGCAGGAGAAGTACGAAGGCCACCAGCAGTTCTTCGCCGTCGTGCTGCTCATCGGCACCCGCAAGCAGGCCGAGAACTTCGCCTACCGCCTGGAGCTCAACGGCAACCGGCGCCGACTCACCTGGGAGGCCACGCCGCGCTCCATCCACGACGGGGTGGCGGCCGCCATCATGAACAGCGACTGCCTGGTGTTCGACACCTCCATCGCCCATTTGTTCGCCGACAACGGCAACCTGGGGATCAACGTCACCATCTCCATGAACTGA
- the ap4m1 gene encoding AP-4 complex subunit mu-1 yields the protein MISQVFILSSKGDHLIYKDFRGEAGSDVVSVFYEKVTALTGDQPPVVMSHKDLHFIHVRQGGLYWVATTTDDSSPFTVIEFLNRLSALVKDYCGSLSEKSVQMNFALIYELLDEVVDYGYIQTTSSDVLKNFIQTEAVSSRPFSLFDLSNVGLFGAETQQSKVAPSSAASRPIQSSREQGGKSEIFVDVIERMSVVIGSNGVLMKADVEGEIRVKCYMPSCSEMRIGLNEEFSIGKSQLRGYGAAVRVDECSFHQAVRLDEFDSNRILRLCPSQGEQTVMQYQLSDELPSAPPFRLFPTIERDSGGRLLMYLKLRCDLPPKSAAINVCASIPVPKGSVSVSQELSSPDQSAELKLQSRSIDWTIPRFSGGTQLSALFKLEVSGLSSSSMLEVGPVGLTFELPKLTATGLQIRFLRLSPVQPGPSQRWVRYVTHSDSYIIRI from the exons ATGATCTCTCAGGTCTTCATCTTGTCCTCAAAGGGAGACCACCTCATCTATAAAGACT TCCGAGGAGAAGCAGGAAGTGATGTCGTCAGTGTTTTCTACGAGAAGGTCACCGCGCTGACCGGAGACCAGCCTCCCGTCGtcatg AGTCACAAAGATCTTCACTTCATCCACGTCCGGCAGGGAGGACTGTACTGGGTCGCCACGACGACGGATGACTCCTCCCCCTTCACCGTCATCGAGTTCCTCAACAG GTTATCAGCTCTGGTTAAAGATTACTGCGGCAGCCTGTCGGAGAAGTCGGTGCAGATGAACTTCGCCCTCATCTATGAGCTGCTGGACGAGGTCGTG gaCTACGGTTACATCCAGACGACGTCCTCTGACGTCCTGAAGAACTTCATCCAGACTGAAGCCGTGTCCTCCAGACCCTTCAGCCTGTTTGACCTCAGTAACGTCGGCTTG tTTGGAGCTGAGACTCAGCAGAGTAAAGTGGCTCCGAGCTCTGCAGCCAGCCGACCCATCCAGTCCAGCAGAGAGCAG GGAGGGAAGAGCGAGATATTTGTGGACGTGATTGAGAGGATGTCAGTCGTCATCGGCTCCAAC GGGGTTCTGATGAAGGCCGACGTGGAGGGAGAAATCAGAGTGAAGTGCTACATGCCGAGCTGCTCAG AGATGAGAATCGGTCTGAACGAGGAGTTCAGCATTGGAAAGTCACAACTCAgag GTTACGGAGCTGCTGTCCGTGTAGACGAGTGCAGCTTCCACCAGGCGGTCCGACTGGACGAGTTTGACAGCAACCGGATCCTCCGACTCTGTCCGAGTCAGGGAGAG CAAACGGTGATGCAGTACCAGCTGAGTGACGAGCTGCCGTCAGCGCCGCCGTTCCGTCTCTTCCCCACCATCGAGAGGGACAGCGGAGGAAG GCTGCTGATGTACCTGAAGCTTCGCTGTGATCTGCCACCAAAGAG CGCTGCCATCAACGTGTGTGCCTCCATCCCGGTCCCTAAAGGCTCAGTGAG tgtgtctcagGAGCTCAGTAGTCCGGATCAGAGCGCTGAGCTGAAGCTGCAGAGTCGATCCATCGACTGGACGATCCCTCGATTCTCTGGAGGaactcagctgtctgctctgttcaag ctgGAGGTGTCTGGTCTGAGCTCGTCCTCCATGTTGGAGGTGGGTCCGGTGGGTTTGACCTTTGAACTTCCTAAACTGACGGCTACGGGTCTTCAGATCCGGTTCCTGCGTCTGTCTCCGGTCCAGCCGGGTCCGTCTCAGCGCTGGGTCCGATACGTCACCCACTCCGACTCCTACATCATCCgcatctga